Proteins encoded together in one Macadamia integrifolia cultivar HAES 741 chromosome 8, SCU_Mint_v3, whole genome shotgun sequence window:
- the LOC122085389 gene encoding transcription factor EAT1-like isoform X2 produces the protein MQTSTHKSRKPTLVHHHITISIHTTTAAAATTTTTTEGERDKEMYEEPQYFDSHDPNHMAIAAAAAEAELVDCPQTVTNSSPLSPPPPLMAEGGGGSSSHSHNSMEDNLKLSGFSLDEISNHHNSSHDGDPVAVAASIGIDLQQHLGFDLEHEFNTNLLPEMLQDPNQPPMVNPNWDSSRLQEMQDMNYNPLQHQHHHQQQQPQQMGLQQNLQCFNSSTAFATPDLLNLLHLPRCSDSSMLSNQTISFSNKKPSNYPASLDFFSELPTATVTDGNPASSSSVLFDHPPPLHLNLPPQPPLFRDLFHSLPHNYNLPASRGTSTTGGSLFGGIDDREGSGGGLYQDGDGRQFENSVLDFRRDMAGLGRAGRGRGTHNFSTEKQRREQINEKYMALRALIPNPTKDDRASVVGDAIEYIKELLRTVDELKVLVDKKKWRQERNKRLKLEEETTVDMESSSMKSHLSTLTDREQSFNGSLRSSWSQRKSKETEVDVRIIDDEVTIKLIQKKKMNCLLLVSKVLDELQLELLHVAGGNIGDYYSFLFNTKIYEGSSVYASAMAKKLLEVVDRQYTTFPPAPGSF, from the exons ATGCAG ACAAGTACCCATAAATCAAGGAAACCGACATTGGTACATCACCACATCACGATCTCAATACACActactactgctgctgctgctactactactactactactgaGGGAGAAAGAGACAAAGAAATGTATGAAGAGCCTCAATACTTTGATTCCCATGATCCCAACCACATGGcaatagcagcagcagcagcagaagcaGAATTAGTTGATTGCCCTCAAACTGTCACAAACTCTTCTCCTctgtcaccaccaccaccactcatggcagaaggaggaggaggtagTAGCAGCCACAGCCATAATAGCATGGAAGACAACCTCAAGCTTTCTGGGTTCTCCCTTGACGAGATTTCCAACCACCACAACTCCTCCCATGATGGTGACCCCGTTGCCGTTGCCGCCTCCATTGGAATCGACCTCCAACAGCATTTGGGCTTCGATCTGGAGCATGAGTTCAATACAAATTTGCTGCCAGAGATGCTTCAAGATCCCAATCAACCGCCTATGGTTAACCCCAACTGGGATTCTTCCCGACTCCAAGAGATGCAAGACATGAATTATAATCCTCTTCAgcaccagcaccaccaccagCAACAGCAACCACAACAGATGGGTTTGCAGCAGAATCTGCAATGCTTCAATTCCAGTACTGCCTTTGCAACCCCAGACCTTCTCAACCTCCTACACTTACCCAGATGCTCAGACTCCTCCATGCTCTCTAATCAAACAATCTCTTTCTCAAACAAGAAGCCTTCAAATTATCCGGCTTCATTGGATTTCTTCAGTGAACTCCCTACTGCCACCGTCACCGATGGTAATCCGGCATCGTCATCATCGGTCTTGTTTGATCACCCACCACCACTTCATCTGAACCTTCCCCCACAGCCTCCTTTATTTAGGGATCTATTTCACTCTTTACCACATAACTATAACTTACCTGCCTCAAGAGGTACTAGCACTACAGGTGGTTCCTTATTTGGTGGAATTGATGACAGAGAAGGAAGTGGAGGAGGTCTTTATCAGGATGGGGATGGTAGACAATTTGAGAATTCTGTACTGGACTTCAGGAGAGACATGGCTGGTTTGGGTAGAGCCGGTCGTGGTAGAGGAACCCATAACTTTTCCACCGAGAAGCAAAGGAGAGAACAAATAAATGAGAAGTACATGGCACTCAGGGCACTGATCCCAAACCCTACAAAG GATGATAGAGCCTCAGTTGTTGGAGATGCAATCGAGTACATCAAGGAGCTGCTGAGAACAGTGGATGAGCTCAAAGTATTGGTTGATAAGAAGAAATGGAGGCAAGAGAGAAACAAGAGGTTGAagctagaggaagagacaacaGTGGACATGGAGAGTTCATCCATGAAGTCTCATCTTAGCACTCTCACCGACCGTGAGCAGTCTTTCAATGGATCGTTAAGGAGCTCATGGAGCCAGAGGAAATCGAAAGAGACGGAGGTCGATGTAAGAATCATCGACGATGAGGTAACCATCAAGCTTAtacagaaaaagaagatgaattgTTTGCTTCTTGTATCCAAAGTCCTGGATGAACTCCAGTTGGAGCTCCTTCATGTTGCTGGTGGAAATATTGGAGATTATTATAGCTTCTTATTCAATACcaag ATATATGAAGGTTCTTCTGTTTATGCAAGTGCAATGGCCAAGAAgcttcttgaggttgtggataGACAGTATACAACATTCCCTCCTGCTCCTGGTAGCTTTTAG
- the LOC122085389 gene encoding transcription factor EAT1-like isoform X1, with protein MWNNSFWNSLISCISIYVKLIQTSTHKSRKPTLVHHHITISIHTTTAAAATTTTTTEGERDKEMYEEPQYFDSHDPNHMAIAAAAAEAELVDCPQTVTNSSPLSPPPPLMAEGGGGSSSHSHNSMEDNLKLSGFSLDEISNHHNSSHDGDPVAVAASIGIDLQQHLGFDLEHEFNTNLLPEMLQDPNQPPMVNPNWDSSRLQEMQDMNYNPLQHQHHHQQQQPQQMGLQQNLQCFNSSTAFATPDLLNLLHLPRCSDSSMLSNQTISFSNKKPSNYPASLDFFSELPTATVTDGNPASSSSVLFDHPPPLHLNLPPQPPLFRDLFHSLPHNYNLPASRGTSTTGGSLFGGIDDREGSGGGLYQDGDGRQFENSVLDFRRDMAGLGRAGRGRGTHNFSTEKQRREQINEKYMALRALIPNPTKDDRASVVGDAIEYIKELLRTVDELKVLVDKKKWRQERNKRLKLEEETTVDMESSSMKSHLSTLTDREQSFNGSLRSSWSQRKSKETEVDVRIIDDEVTIKLIQKKKMNCLLLVSKVLDELQLELLHVAGGNIGDYYSFLFNTKIYEGSSVYASAMAKKLLEVVDRQYTTFPPAPGSF; from the exons ATGTGGAATAATAGCTTTTGGAATTCATTAATTAGCTGTATTTCCATCTATGTTAAACTGATTCAGACAAGTACCCATAAATCAAGGAAACCGACATTGGTACATCACCACATCACGATCTCAATACACActactactgctgctgctgctactactactactactactgaGGGAGAAAGAGACAAAGAAATGTATGAAGAGCCTCAATACTTTGATTCCCATGATCCCAACCACATGGcaatagcagcagcagcagcagaagcaGAATTAGTTGATTGCCCTCAAACTGTCACAAACTCTTCTCCTctgtcaccaccaccaccactcatggcagaaggaggaggaggtagTAGCAGCCACAGCCATAATAGCATGGAAGACAACCTCAAGCTTTCTGGGTTCTCCCTTGACGAGATTTCCAACCACCACAACTCCTCCCATGATGGTGACCCCGTTGCCGTTGCCGCCTCCATTGGAATCGACCTCCAACAGCATTTGGGCTTCGATCTGGAGCATGAGTTCAATACAAATTTGCTGCCAGAGATGCTTCAAGATCCCAATCAACCGCCTATGGTTAACCCCAACTGGGATTCTTCCCGACTCCAAGAGATGCAAGACATGAATTATAATCCTCTTCAgcaccagcaccaccaccagCAACAGCAACCACAACAGATGGGTTTGCAGCAGAATCTGCAATGCTTCAATTCCAGTACTGCCTTTGCAACCCCAGACCTTCTCAACCTCCTACACTTACCCAGATGCTCAGACTCCTCCATGCTCTCTAATCAAACAATCTCTTTCTCAAACAAGAAGCCTTCAAATTATCCGGCTTCATTGGATTTCTTCAGTGAACTCCCTACTGCCACCGTCACCGATGGTAATCCGGCATCGTCATCATCGGTCTTGTTTGATCACCCACCACCACTTCATCTGAACCTTCCCCCACAGCCTCCTTTATTTAGGGATCTATTTCACTCTTTACCACATAACTATAACTTACCTGCCTCAAGAGGTACTAGCACTACAGGTGGTTCCTTATTTGGTGGAATTGATGACAGAGAAGGAAGTGGAGGAGGTCTTTATCAGGATGGGGATGGTAGACAATTTGAGAATTCTGTACTGGACTTCAGGAGAGACATGGCTGGTTTGGGTAGAGCCGGTCGTGGTAGAGGAACCCATAACTTTTCCACCGAGAAGCAAAGGAGAGAACAAATAAATGAGAAGTACATGGCACTCAGGGCACTGATCCCAAACCCTACAAAG GATGATAGAGCCTCAGTTGTTGGAGATGCAATCGAGTACATCAAGGAGCTGCTGAGAACAGTGGATGAGCTCAAAGTATTGGTTGATAAGAAGAAATGGAGGCAAGAGAGAAACAAGAGGTTGAagctagaggaagagacaacaGTGGACATGGAGAGTTCATCCATGAAGTCTCATCTTAGCACTCTCACCGACCGTGAGCAGTCTTTCAATGGATCGTTAAGGAGCTCATGGAGCCAGAGGAAATCGAAAGAGACGGAGGTCGATGTAAGAATCATCGACGATGAGGTAACCATCAAGCTTAtacagaaaaagaagatgaattgTTTGCTTCTTGTATCCAAAGTCCTGGATGAACTCCAGTTGGAGCTCCTTCATGTTGCTGGTGGAAATATTGGAGATTATTATAGCTTCTTATTCAATACcaag ATATATGAAGGTTCTTCTGTTTATGCAAGTGCAATGGCCAAGAAgcttcttgaggttgtggataGACAGTATACAACATTCCCTCCTGCTCCTGGTAGCTTTTAG